One genomic window of Vicugna pacos chromosome 18, VicPac4, whole genome shotgun sequence includes the following:
- the PAQR4 gene encoding progestin and adipoQ receptor family member 4, which produces MAFLAGPRLLDWSSSPSHLQFNKFVLTGYRPASSGSGCLRSLFYMHNELGNIYTHGLALLGFLVLLPMTMPWGQLGKDGWLGGTHCVACLAPPAGSVLYHLFMCHKGGSPVYTRLLALDMCGVCLVNTLGALPIIHCTLACRPWLRPAALVGYTVLSGVTGWRALTAPSTGARLRAFGWQAGARLLVFGARGMGLGSGAPGSLPCYLRMDALALLGGLVNVARLPERWGPGRFDYWGNSHQIMHLLSVGSILQLHAGVVPDLLWAAHHTCPPD; this is translated from the exons ATGGCGTTCTTAGCCGGGCCGCGCCTGCTGGACTGGTCTAGCTCGCCGTCGCACCTGCAGTTCAACAAGTTCGTGCTGACTGGCTACCGGCCCGCCAGTAGCGGCTCCGGCTGCCTGCGTAGCCTTTTCTACATGCACAACGAGCTGGGCAACATCTACACGCACG ggctggCCCTGCTGGGCTTCCTGGTGCTGCTGCCCATGACCATGCCCTGGGGTCAGCTGGGCAAGGATGGCTGGCTGGGGGGCACACACTGTGTGGCCTGCCTGGCACCCCCTGCTGGCTCTGTGCTCTATCACCTCTTCATGTGCCACAAAGGGGGCAGCCCTGTGTACACCCGGCTCCTTGCTCTGGATATGTGTGGGGTCTGCCTCGTCAACACTCTCG GGGCCCTGCCCATCATCCACTGCACCCTGGCCTGCAGGCCCTGGCTGCGCCCAGCTGCCCTGGTAGGCTACACCGTGTTGTCGGGTGTGACTGGCTGGCGGGCCCTCACCGCCCCTTCCACTGGTGCCCGGCTCCGTGCCTTTGGCTGGCAGGCTGGTGCCCGCCTTCTGGTGTTTGGGGCCCGGGGAATGGGGCTGGGCTCGGGGGCTCCAGGCTCCCTCCCCTGCTACCTACGCATGGATGCACTGGCACTACTCGGGGGCCTGGTGAACGTGGCCCGCCTGCCGGAGCGCTGGGGACCTGGCCGCTTCGACTACTGGGGTAACTCACACCAGATCATGCACCTGCTCAGCGTGGGCTCCATCCTCCAGCTGCACGCTGGCGTCGTGCCTGACCTGCTCTGGGCCGCCCACCACACCTGCCCCCCGGATTGA
- the PKMYT1 gene encoding membrane-associated tyrosine- and threonine-specific cdc2-inhibitory kinase, with product MPVPTEGTPPPLNGTPVPVPVYFRHAEPGFSLKRPGGLSRSLPPRPPAKGSIPVSRLFPPRTPGWHQPQPRRVSFRGKTSEPLQSPVYDPSRPESFFQQSFHRLGRLGHGSYGEVFKVRSKEDGRLYAVKRSMSPFRGHKDRARKLAEVGGHEKVGQHPRCVRLEQAWEEGGLLYLQTELCGPSLQQHCEAWGAGLPEAQVWGYLRDTLLALAHLHGQGLVHLDVKPANIFLGPRGRCKLGDFGLLVELGASEASEAQEGDPRYMAPELLQGSYGTAADVFSLGLTILEVACNMELPHGGEGWQQLRQGYLPPEFTAGLSSELRSVLTMMLEPDPKLRATAEALLALPMLRQPRPWSVLWYMAAEALSRGWALWQALLALLCWLWHGLAHPASWLQPPGPPATPPGSPPCSLLLDSSLSSNWDDDSIGPALSQEAILARASGSTSTPCSGSPAPRSRYTLRDALDLSDIDSEPPRGTFPSFEPRNLLSLFEDSLGPA from the exons ATGCCTGTGCCCACAGAGGGCACCCCGCCACCCCTGAATGGCACCCCGGTCCCAGTCCCAGTCTACTTCCGCCACGCAGAACCTGGCTTCTCCCTCAAGAGGCCTGGGGGGCTCAGTCGGAGCCTCCCACCCCGGCCCCCCGCCAAGGGTAGCATCCCTGTCAGCCGCCTCTTCCCTCCTCGGACTCCGGGCTGgcaccagccccagccccggcggGTGTCCTTCCGAGGGAAAACCTCCGAGCCCCTGCAGAGCCCCGTGTATGACCCGAGCCGGCCTGAGTCCTTCTTCCAGCAGAGTTTCCACAGGCTTGGCCGCCTGGGCCATGGCTCTTACGGAGAGGTCTTCAAG GTGCGCTCCAAGGAGGATGGCCGGCTCTATGCAGTGAAGCGTTCCATGTCACCATTCCGGGGCCACAAGGACCGGGCCCGCAAGCTGGCTGAGGTTGGCGGCCATGAGAAGGTGGGGCAGCACCCGCGCTGCGTGCGGCTGGAGCaagcctgggaggagggaggcctcCTGTACCTGCAGACGGAGCTGTGCGGGCCCAGCCTGCAGCAGCACtgtgaggcctggggggccggccTGCCTGAGGCCCAGGTCTGGGGTTACCTGCGGGACACCCTGCTCGCCCTGGCCCACCTACATGGCCAGGGCCTGGTCCACCTTGATGTCAAGCCCGCCAACATCTTCCTGGGGCCCCGGGGCCGCTGCaagctgggtgactttgggcTGCTGGTGGAGTTGGGTGCATCCGAAGCTAGCGAGGCCCAGGAAGGAGACCCCCGCTACATGGCCCCTGAGCTGCTTCAAGGCTCTTATGGGACAGCGGCCGACGTGTTCAG TCTGGGCCTCACCATCCTGGAAGTGGCATGCAACATGGAGCTGCCGCATGGCGGGGAGGGCTGGCAGCAGCTGCGCCAGGGCTACCTGCCCCCGGAGTTCACTGCTG GCCTGTCTTCTGAGCTGCGTTCTGTCCTCACCATGATGCTGGAACCTGACCCCAAGCTGCGGGCCACGGCCGAGGCCCTGTTGGCCCTGCCCATGCTCAGGCAGCCGCGGCCCTGGAGTGTCCTGTGGTACATGGCTGCCGAAGCCCTCAGTCGAGGGTGGGCCCTGTGGCAG GCCCTGCTGGCCCTGCTGTGCTGGCTCTGGCATGGGCTGGCTCACCCTGCCAGCTGGCTGCAGCCCCCTGGTCCGCCGGCCACCCCGCCTGGCTCGCCACCCTGCAGCCTCCTCCTGGACAGCAGCCTCTCCAGCAACTGGGATGATGACAGCATAGG GCCTGCGCTCTCTCAAGAGGCCATCCTGGCTAGGGCCTCCGGGAGCACCTCCACCCCCTGCAGTGGCTCCCCTGCCCCCCGGAGCAGGTACACGCTGAG ggatGCTCTGGATCTAAGTGACATTGACTCAGAGCCCCCTCGGGGCACCTTCCCCTCCTTTGAGCCTCGGAACCTCCTCAGCCTGTTTGAGGATTCACTGGGCCCAgcctga
- the KREMEN2 gene encoding kremen protein 2 encodes MGTRASQGLLLLLLFLPLLRPRGASAGSLHSPGLSECFQVNGADYRGYQNRTGPRGAGRPCLFWDQTQQHSYSSASDPQGRWGLGAHNFCRNPDGDVQPWCYVAETEEGIYWRYCDIPTCHMPGYLGCFVDSGAPPALSGPSGTSTKLTVQVCLRFCRMKGYQLAGVEAGYACFCGSESDLARGRPAPATDCDQICFGHPGQLCGGDGRLGIYEVSVGSCQGNWTAPQGVIYSPDFPDEYGPDRNCSWALGPPGAALELTFRLFELADPPDRLELRDAASGSLLLAFDGARPPPPGPLRLRTAALLLTFRSDARGHAQGFALTYRGLQDVDDYPAPSKGSAQTPEASLDGANVSCSPRPGAPEAATGARVFSTVTAISVMLLLLLSLLRLLRRRSCLLAPGKGPPALGPSRSLARSWAVWYRRPRGVALPCPPGDPQVESLAASYRPLSASSQSSLRSLISAL; translated from the exons ATGGGGACACGGGCCTCgcagggcctcctcctcctcctactcttcctcccGCTGCTACGGCCACGCGGGGCCTCAGCGGGGAGCCTGCATAGCCCAG GCCTGTCCGAGTGCTTCCAGGTGAATGGCGCCGACTACCGCGGTTACCAGAACCGCACGGGCCCACGCGGGGCAGGCCGGCCATGCCTCTTCTGGGATCAGACGCAGCAGCACAGTTACAGCAGCGCCAGCGACCCCCAGGGCCGCTGGGGGCTGGGCGCGCACAACTTCTGCCG TAACCCAGACGGTGACGTGCAGCCATGGTGCTACGTGGCCGAGACGGAGGAGGGCATCTACTGGCGCTACTGCGATATCCCCACGTGTCATA TGCCTGGGTACCTGGGCTGCTTCGTGGACTCGGGGGCACCCCCGGCCCTCAGCGGCCCCAGCGGCACCTCAACAAAGCTCACAGTCCAAGTTTGCCTTCGCTTCTGCCGCATGAAGGGCTACCAG TTGGCGGGCGTGGAAGCTGGCTATGCCTGTTTCTGTGGCTCTGAAAGCGACCTGGCCCGGGGACGCCCGGCCCCGGCCACCGACTGTGACCAGATCTGCTTCGGTCACCCGGGCCAGCTGTGCGGCGGCGATGGGCGACTAGGCATCTACGAAG TGTCCGTAGGCTCCTGCCAGGGAAACTGGACAGCACCTCAGGGCGTCATCTACTCCCCGGACTTCCCAGACGAGTACGGGCCAGACCGGAACTGCAGCTGGGCTCTGGGCCCGCCGGGCGCCGCTCTGGAACTCACCTTCCGCCTCTTCGAGCTGGCCGACCCGCCCGACAGGCTGGAGCTGCGCGACGCGGCCTCAGGCAGCCTGCTCCTCGCCTTCGACGGCGCCCGCCCTCCACCGCCCGGGCCGTTGCGCCTGCGCACCGCCGCGCTGCTGCTCACCTTCCGTAGCGACGCACGCGGCCACGCGCAGGGCTTCGCGCTCACCTACCGCG GACTGCAGGACGTCGACGACTACCCGGCTCCCTCCAAGGGCTCGGCCCAGACCCCTGAAGCATCCCTCGACGGGGCCAACGTGAGCTGCAGCCCCCGGCCTGGGGCTCCGGAGGCCGCGACTGGAG CCCGGGTCTTCTCGACGGTGACGGCCATTTCAgtgatgctgttgctgctgctgtcgCTACTGCGCCTGCTGCGCCGACG GAGCTGCCTGCTGGCTCCAGGTAAAGGACCCCCAGCCTTGGGGCCTTCCCGGAGCTTGGCGAGAAGTTGGGCCGTTTGGTATCGCCGGCCTCgaggggtggccctgccctgtccTCCCGGGGACCCCCAGGTTGAGAGTCTAGCTGCGAGTTACCGGCCTCTGAGTGCCTCCAGCCAGAGTTCTCTGCGCTCACTCATCTCTGCTCTCTGA